A stretch of DNA from Montipora foliosa isolate CH-2021 chromosome 4, ASM3666993v2, whole genome shotgun sequence:
AGAAGTGCTTCTACTGCCACCCTTTGCTcttctttttaaacaatctcGCACATTTGAAGAAACTCTGAATCTACCGCGGTAACCATATTCACTTGGTCAACAAATATTCTTTGACATATCGATCTTTCAATACAGTGGAACCTGGTTAATACAGACACCAAGGGGACAGGGCATAGTGTCCGTATTATCCGGGTGTCCGTGTTAAGCTGGCTGTCAAAGAAAATGTCAGGACTATGAAAGGACTATACATGTACGTGAACACCGGAAGAAAGACAGGCTGTTCAAAATCAAATATGTGATTGTCACACTTCTTTGTTACCGTTTTTtagtaataaaatattattaaccCGTAAAAATCTGTCATTATTTGAACAGGGTACAATGTCTACAATTATCACATAATTATGACAATGAAAATAGACAGTGTGCAGATAACCAGTGTCCGTAAAGCGGGGTTGACAATATATGAGAGTTTGTGACTTCGGGACACAGAAAAGTGTCTGTTGTCGGTATTAACCAGTGTCCCTATAAAGCGGGTTAATTTTAGAGAAAATAAATGAGCTTTTTTGTTGCGACAAACAAAACTGTCCGTTATAAGCGGGTGTCCGTAgagcggggttccactgtatgtAATTATCTCGTCAAATGAGTGTGACAGCTTTCCATTGTTAGCGGTGAAATCGAAATTTCCCATTGCACCAGCAATGGGAAATTCTGAACACATTGGTTACTGCAATGGGTGCAGTCCCTTCTTACACTTTgtcttcccaagcctcccttggtcattttatttgtttgcgtgacaaaacacaacTGCCTCAGGAAAGCGGGCAGattgactgatttatgaagggactgctcaCAGTCTGTTGGGAATGATCACCAAACATCTTGAAAATCTGGAAGGAGTCAGGAAAATAGAAACACCTCCAATCTTCCTGATTTGCTCTCAGAATTTCCAGCTGTTAACCCATATATTCGTAAGGCTTTATGTGCGGACACGCACGAAGAGGATTAAGTAAGTAAATAACCCATTTATTTCTCAGGTGCCCCAcgatgcccccagttgacaagtaaaatcatctggcattgaACCTGTAGGGTAAAATCTGTTACgtttcactcccaggagtcaatgggttaatattcTGCAAAATCTGGGAGGGTCAAGAAAATTTAAAGTCCTAAtcctattaaggacggtgcctactaattcaaacatatttttgcgcggtttactgaatatgcgggaaaagcagatcttaaaaagtgttttgaaatccaaaaagaaaattgggggtaaccacgcatttttcgaagataattaatcaacaatatttgtaaaaagttttaaaatacaaagcaatgtatggtgttcttttccaaattgaagctcaattatctccgaaaaatgcatggttacccccaattttctttttggataccgagatcatttgctaagttctgctttctccgcataatttTGAACGGCACAAAAATGTCCCaggcctgtattaataagcactagcaataggaaattcgtgtatctggagatgcgcagaacgtaggcgcaataacaatagtaagcacCATCCTTACAACCTGTTTTTGTCTCTGATTAGTCTGGAAATCAAGCAGATGCCAATGAAGGTAAAGACAATCTGGTAGGAACTGGTACCCAGGAAAGTGAAATACTTTCCCTGGAGTCTGGTACTTATTTAGTTCCAGTCCCAAGTCACTCAGATGAAATCAAGAATGTAGTAGTCAAATCTTACTTTTGGTGAGAGTTTGGAATCAATAATTTCTTGTCTTTGTGCGTGGCGTACTAAAAATTTATTAATAGCTTGTCCAATTGTGATAATTCCAGATAATTCCTTTAAATGTAATGTGAAAAACAAGTTGACTTTTTAATAATTTACTTTTCTCCTTTTTATTCAGTAAAAAACTTGAAGTAGACCCCTGTGATGTGAAGGAGGGATCAACAGGCTCATCAGAGGCTGCTATGACTAATTCTGTACCGCAGAACATCTCCAATGAAAAGGAGAAGTCAGGGGATGAAGTGGGTTCATTACAAGAAGCCTTGTGTGACAGTAGAGAAAGTGGAGAAGAAACAGGTTTTGTTGGAGGTGAAGAAGCAGATACAGTTCATTCTTGTAGTGATGAAGCTGAAAATGCTGGTGGTAGTGCTGTTGAGTCAGACGTAAACATCCAAAGGTCAACTGGGGTGGTTGATACAGCACAAGAGGCATCAGAGGGACAAAATGGAGTGTCACACAGAAATGAAGATTCTAATGGCTCTGCTCAAAGATTGAGAAGTGAAACAAAGCCAACCATTGGTGTGAACATGACTTATGATGACTTAAGGCCATATTGGAGAAGATTCAACATCGATTTATCTCCCAAACTCCTTTTCTCCAGAGGTCCACTTGTAGAGGCCTTGATTTCTGCAAACATCAGTCATTATGCAGAATTCAAATCTGTGACTAGGATCTTGACCTACTTGGATGGACGTGCCGAGGACGTACCATGCTCAAGAGCTGATGTGTTTAGCAGTAATGTCATATCCATTGTAGAGAAAAGAATGTTGATGAAATTCTTAACTTTTTGTCTGGATTATGAGCAACAACAAGACCAGTATGAAGAATTTGAAGATAGACCCTACTCTGAATTTCTCCAGTCTCGCCGATTGACACCAAACCTGCAGCATTTTATAATACATGCAATAGCAATGGTGAAACCAGAAACTACAACTGTGACGGGACTTAAAGCAACACAAAGTTTTCTTCAGTCTCTTGGCCGATATGGGAACACACCATTTATTTGGCCACTGTACGGTGCAGGGGAGCTTCCACAGGCATTTTGCAGGATGTGTGCTGTTTTTGGTGGTCTTTACTGTCTCCGAAGAGCGGCATCAGCCATCACAGTCAACAAAGAGACTAACCAGTGCACAGGGACAATTTCGAATAACCAGCTACTGAAATGCAAATGGCTGATAACTGGATATTCGTATGTCCCAGAAATTTTCCGAAAAGAATGCCTGCAATTTGTGTCCAGGGCAGTTTTTATAACCTCAGGTTCTGTTAAGGCCTCTGATGAGGAGTTCATTACTGTTTTGTCAATGCCACCGTCATGCAAGGAAGCCGAGCCAGTGAGAGTCATTGAATTGGGTCCATCAACAATGGCTTGTCCCAAGGGTCTTTATATTGTTCATTTTGTCAGCAAAAGTTTGTCATCAGCAGAAAAGGACTTAAAGCTCACAGCTAACAAGCTTTTCCATTTTCCATCAGAAGATGAaggtaaaatatttttttcccattgCAATATTTTAGTAGTCAGGCAACACGCAGTTAACAAACTTTGCATCACCAATTATTGGAGATGGAATTTCTGCCAACTTAGCTTCCCAGAATCAACTGCAGGTACG
This window harbors:
- the LOC138000214 gene encoding rab proteins geranylgeranyltransferase component A 1-like, which codes for MAEDVLPQDFDVIVLGTGFPESVVAAALSRVGMKVLHLDRNDYYSDQWATFTFDSLLKWIDLNQSGNQADANEGKDNLVGTGTQESEILSLESGTYLVPVPSHSDEIKNVVVKSYFCKKLEVDPCDVKEGSTGSSEAAMTNSVPQNISNEKEKSGDEVGSLQEALCDSRESGEETGFVGGEEADTVHSCSDEAENAGGSAVESDVNIQRSTGVVDTAQEASEGQNGVSHRNEDSNGSAQRLRSETKPTIGVNMTYDDLRPYWRRFNIDLSPKLLFSRGPLVEALISANISHYAEFKSVTRILTYLDGRAEDVPCSRADVFSSNVISIVEKRMLMKFLTFCLDYEQQQDQYEEFEDRPYSEFLQSRRLTPNLQHFIIHAIAMVKPETTTVTGLKATQSFLQSLGRYGNTPFIWPLYGAGELPQAFCRMCAVFGGLYCLRRAASAITVNKETNQCTGTISNNQLLKCKWLITGYSYVPEIFRKECLQFVSRAVFITSGSVKASDEEFITVLSMPPSCKEAEPVRVIELGPSTMACPKGLYIVHFVSKSLSSAEKDLKLTANKLFHFPSEDEGDAPSDKPTVLWSMYFNQAISDSSCVVDLPSNIHVLSLPGVNIGFGEALFQAKEVFEKICPGEEFLQRVPNPEDIILDDFLQDGNQSAAEPEGGAPAVETEPGISDEENKALETRLEDKEVVADGSIQPDKEWEDQPSSEEQQNRETVTDDAKQQHVEEESKDLP